The Pleuronectes platessa chromosome 23, fPlePla1.1, whole genome shotgun sequence genome contains a region encoding:
- the LOC128429969 gene encoding lecithin retinol acyltransferase, whose amino-acid sequence MLDTLTFLLEKLFLLAHIKLSSRLPPPLTGRCERDDAPPQPAAPPHRFQRGDLLEVPRTLFTHFGIYLGENRVAHMIPDILPVLTAERRQIQEMVTNTRLLLGVLSKRASVRVDLVEDFAYGAVIRLNAMDQAVLRSPLPGEEVAQRAELMLGSVSYSLLWNNCEHFVTHCRYGSAQSLQTDQFCEWMKLLILAQRNVLLTALLGLLSMVCLGISLSTALPTLVIPFTLWMAS is encoded by the exons ATGTTGGACACCCTCACCTTCCTCCTGGAGAAACTCTTCCTCCTGGCTCACATCAAGCTCTCCTCCCGTCTCCCTCCGCCGCTCACCGGCCGCTGTGAGCGGGACGACGCTCCGCCGCAGCCCGCCGCTCCTCCGCACAGGTTCCAGCGGGGAGACCTGCTGGAGGTGCCGCGGACCCTCTTCACCCACTTCGGCATCTACCTGGGCGAGAACCGGGTGGCGCACATGATCCCGGACATCCTGCCGGTGCTGACGGCGGAGCGGCGGCAGATCCAGGAGATGGTGACGAACACGCGGCTGCTGCTCGGGGTCCTCTCCAAGCGCGCCTCCGTGCGCGTGGACCTGGTGGAGGACTTCGCGTACGGAGCCGTGATCCGGCTGAACGCCATGGACCAGGCGGTGCTCCGCAGCCCGCTGCCCGGGGAGGAGGTGGCCCAGCGGGCGGAGCTGATGCTCGGCTCCGTCTCCTACAGCCTCCTCTGGAACAACTGCGAGCACTTCGTCACGCACTGCCGCTACGGGAGCGCGCAGAGTCTGCAGACTGACCAG tTCTGTGAGTGGATGAAGCTGCTGATCCTGGCCCAGCGTAACGTCCTCCTGACGGCTTTGCTCGGCCTCCTGTCCATGGTGTGTTTGGGAATATCCCTCAGCACGGCCCTGCCCACCCTCGTCATCCCCTTCACCCTGTGGATGGCCAGTTAG
- the rbm46 gene encoding probable RNA-binding protein 46: MALFSLMKQTGCTIMQVNGQRKFGGPPLGWEGPPPPRGCEVFVGKLPRDVYEVQLLPLFESVGQVYELRLMLEFNGQNRGYAFVMFANRESAQRAIQTLDNHEIKPGKFIGVCVSLNNCRLFIGSIPKDKKKEEIMAEMKEVMEGVVDVIVYPSSTEENRNRGFAFVEFESHKAAAIARRKLRSGAYKLWGNNIHVNWADPEKDVADEVMQRYKVLYVRNLMLGTTEETLFHEFSSFKPGSVAFVRKFGNQAFVHYRHRDDTIAALSLMNGAQIDGATVEVRLSKPVGMRNRQGGSSGFCSKVDLETNVRGGGAREGNVALHRSDEGMKGELDYVCSPPRRASVPPQLVNSLYPGTAGGDLDRCVFPVFPGAPLSPTSLLSLKQSQISSAVSLLDFYCHSNCWSQPEYHLFSTPGKDGQLLLLYKVVIQATQSSFIPDKLCLLLDDAKELAAQTTLRNLELSFHSESSSDSQSSPSPPPARASSATTQGFLTGDGRAYASCLPPSAPPPPFSTPPPPFSASQTQRFFINPPSPFY, translated from the exons ATGGCGCTGTTCTCTCTGATGAAGCAGACCGGCTGCACCATCATGCAGGTGAACGGGCAGAGGAAGTTCGGTGGACCGCCTCTCG gTTGGGAGGGACCGCCCCCCCCGCGTGGCTGCGAGGTGTTTGTGGGGAAGCTTCCCAGGGACGTGTACGAGGTCCAGCTGCTGCCTCTGTTTGAGAGCGTGGGCCAGGTCTACGAGCTCCGACTCATGTTGGAGTTCAACGGCCAGAACCGCGGCTACGCCTTCGTCATGTTTGCCAACAG AGAATCAGCGCAGAGGGCCATCCAGACGCTGGACAACCACGAGATCAAGCCGGGAAAGTTCATTGGCGTGTGCGTGAGTCTGAACAACTGCCGCCTCTTCATCGGCTCCATCCCCAAAGacaagaagaaggaagagatcATGGCCGAGATGAAGGAG GTGATGGAAGGTGTGGTGGACGTCATTGTGTATCCCAGTTCTACTGAGGAGAATAGAAACAGAGGATTTGCCTTTGTTGAGTTTGAATCTCACAAAGCAGCAGCCATAGCCCGAAGGAAGCTGCGGTCTG GAGCCTATAAGCTGTGGGGTAACAACATCCATGTAAACTGGGCCGATCCTGAGAAGGACGTGGCCGACGAGGTGATGCAGCGCTATAAAGTCCTCTAT gttcGTAACCTGATGCTGGGCACCACCGAAGAGACGCTCTTTCACGAGTTCTCTAGCTTCAAACCGGGCTCCGTGGCGTTTGTCAGGAAGTTCGGCAATCAGGCCTTCGTGCACTACCGCCACCGCGACGACACCATCGCCGCATTGAGCTTAATGAACGGGGCCCAGATCGATGGTGCCACTGTGGAGGTGAGGCTGTCCAAACCAGTGGGGATGAGAAACAGGCAAGGGGGCAGCAGCGGCTTCTGCAGCAAAGTGGACCTGGAAACCAacgtaagaggaggaggagcaagaGAAGGAAACGTGGCGCTGCACAGGAGCGATGAGGGGATGAAGGGAGAACTCGATTATGTGTGTTCTCCACCAAGACGTGCGTCCGTGCCGCCTCAGCTGGTGAATTCCTTATACCCAGGAACAGCAGGAG GTGACCTGGACAGGTGTGTGTTCCCGGTCTTTCCCGGCGCCCCCCTCTCCCCCACCAGCCTGCTGTCGCTGAAGCAGAGTCAGATCAGCTCTGCCGTCAGCCTCCTGGACTTCTACTGCCACAGCAACTGCTGGTCGCAGCCCGAGTACCACCTGTTCTCCACCCCGGGAAAGGAtggacagctgctgctgctctacaaG gttgtgATCCAAGCTACACAAAGCAGCTTCATCCCTGACAAGCTGTGTTTGCTGCTGGACGACGCCAAAGAATTAGCTGCACAGACCACACTGAGGAACCTGG aATTGTCTTTCCATAGCGAGTCCTCCAGTGATTCTCAAAGCAGCCCCTCTCCTCCGCCCGCCCGGGCCTCCTCTGCCACCACTCAGGGGTTTCTGACCGGCGATGGCAGGGCCTACGCCTCCTGCCTGCCTCCCTctgccccacccccacccttctctaccccacccccacccttcTCTGCCTCCCAGACTCAGAGGTTCTTCATCAACCCCCCGTCGCCTTTTTACTGA
- the LOC128429945 gene encoding E3 SUMO-protein ligase ZBED1, which translates to MELVSKPNATAAVWEHFGFKPNGRGEPNNLCEPTCRICLKTVLTKRGNTTNLHLHLKHNHPMQFSQLGKKQTVGKSPSSQLSTITGAFSRQTKYKQDSAKWCALTDCVVRFIAREMMPFSIVEKPAFRRMLQTFDSQYELPGRTYVSQTAIPQLYNSVKDSILKEIKDIPFYSATTDMWSSTNMTPYMSLTIHYITADWTLHSKCLETRYVPENHTADTLGENLKSALADWGLDEHKLVCITTDNGANIVAAIRNLGWSWLNCFGHNLHLAVCHGLDSDKDRTARAFGLCKSLVNTFNLSWLKRRDLRKAQSEANLPQHSLILDVVTRWGTKQKMVERVLEQLPAIRSVLVQDRKHSHLNPTWQDVSVLESINAAMKPLADFTDVLSGERYVTVSSVKPVMELIKDDLLSPGPDDTALTASIKQNMCRVLTEKYKSPAIQVLLRKATILDPRYRGSMEEAEALDDVKQQLVQELLDIIGPEESGEGASGESCSNAAGGNVDEPTATAPTKKMKLSDFLRNRRAHLTSQTQASFPKRVQADTELTKFLQEDALDAACDPLMWWHDNQRKYPLMAKLAQKYMCICATSTSSERMFSTAGHIVTPERSCLKPHKVNMLVFLARNLQD; encoded by the exons ATGGAGTTGGTTTCTAAGCCGAACGCGACAGCTGCCGTGTGGGAGCACTTCGGCTTCAAACCCAACGGCCGGGGCGAACCAAATAACTTATGCGAGCCGACATGTCgcatttgtttgaaaacagtATTGACAAAACGCGGTAATACAACAAACCTGCATCTTCACCTGAAACACAATCACCCGATGCAGTTTTCCCAGCttgggaaaaaacaaacagttgggAAGTCTCCGTCTTCCCAACTGTCCACAATCACTGGGGCGTTTAGTCGGCAAACAAAGTACAAACAGGACAGCGCAAAATGGTGCGCGCTCACTGACTGTGTAGTTCGCTTCATTGCTAGAGAGATGATGCCCTTTAGTATCGTGGAAAAGCCTGCATTTCGACGAATGCTGCAAACATTTGACAGCCAGTACGAATTGCCTGGGAGAACATACGTGTCACAAACGGCAATTCCACAACTGTACAACAGTGTAAAAGACAGCATACTAAAGGAGATCAAAGACATCCCATTTTACTCTGCCACTACAGATATGTGGTCAAGTACAAACATGACTCCCTATATGAGCTTGACCATACACTACATAACTGCGGACTGGACCCTGCACTCCAAGTGTTTAGAGACCAGATATGTCCCAGAGAATCATACTGCTGACACCCTTGGAGAAAACCTGAAGTCTGCTTTAGCAGACTGGGGACTGGATGAGCACAAACTAGTCTGTATCACTACAGATAATGGTGCTAACATTGTTGCTGCAATAAGAAATCTTGGCTGGTCATGGCTCAATTGCTTTGGCCACAACCTCCACCTTGCTGTGTGCCATGGTCTGGACAGCGACAAAGATCGGACAGCGCGTGCATTCGGACTCTGTAAAAGTTTGGTCAACACATTCAACCTGAGCTGGCTTAAGAGGAGAGACCTGAGGAAGGCACAGAGTGAGGCAAATCTCCCCCAACACAGTCTAATACTG GATGTTGTCACACGATGGGGCACTAAGCAGAAGATGGTAGAGAGGGTGCTCGAGCAACTCCCAGCCATAAGAAGTGTCCTGGTTCAAGACCGTAAACATAGCCACCTCAATCCAACCTGGCAAGATGTTTCTGTGTTGGAGTCCATCAACGCAGCAATGAAACCACTAGCTGACTTCACAGACGTCCTCTCAGGGGAAAGATACGTCACAGTGTCCTCAGTTAAACCTGTGATGGAACTGATAAAAGACGACCTTCTCTCTCCAGGCCCTGATGACACTGCACTGACAGCCAGcattaaacaaaacatgtgCAGGGTCCTgactgaaaaatacaaatcaccTGCAATCCAAGTCCTCCTGAGAAAGGCCACCATCTTGGATCCAAGGTATCGTGGcagcatggaggaggcagaggcatTGGATGATGTCAAACAACAGCTTGTCCAAGAGCTACTGGACATAATAGGGCCAGAAGAAAGTGGAGAAGGTGCCAGTGGTGAGAGCTGCAGCAACGCTGCTGGAGGAAACGTGGATGAACCTACTGCTACCGCACCCACCAAGAAGATGAAGCTGAGTGACTTTCTTCGAAACAGAAGAGCTCATCTCACAAGTCAGACCCAGGCTTCCTTTCCAAAAAGAGTGCAGGCTGATACAGAGCTGACCAAATTCCTCCAAGAAGATGCACTTGATGCAGCTTGTGATCCCTTGATGTGGTGGCATGACAATCAAAGAAAATATCCTTTGATGGCCAAGTTGGCCCAAAAGTACATGTGCATTTGTGCAACAAGCACCAGCTCAGAGAGAATGTTTAGCACAGCTGGCCACATTGTTACTCCTGAGAGATCCTGCCTTAAGCCACACAAAGTCAACATGTTGGTATTTCTTGCTCGGAATCTGCAAGACTAA